The window ACTCCAGCAAGTTCTCGTGGTGACAATTCATATATCTTGCACGGAATATAGTAAGCATTTAATATATTATTGCaattgaggtttttaaaattgcTCCCAGATTTCTTTAATCCTTTAAATACTTTACTTATAGTTGAGACCTGTAAGTTTGTTGTTTATTCAACAATCTCGAGCATCTAGTGTGTGCTAGAATCTGTAGTAGGCCCCAGAGAGGCAAAGGAATCCTACATGTGGTCCCTGCCCACGTGAATTTTACAGTCTGAGCTACTGTACACTAGGGTAGAGGTCATGAGAGCCCTCAGGTGGGAGTCTCTCCAGTCTCGTATCTCTGGGAATCAGAACAGTCTGCTTCACTTATGATATCTTTTCTAACTCCACATAACCCAGTTATGGCTGGTGACTCTAGGAATGCGATGAACCAGGACATGGAGATTGGAGTCACGCCCCGGGACCCCAAGAAGATTCCCAAACAGGCTCGTGATTATGTCCCCATCGCCACAGACCGCACCCGCCTGCTGGCAGAAGGCAAGAAGCCCCGGCAACGCTACATGGAGAAGAGCGGCAAGTGCAATGTGCACCATGGCAACGTCCAGGAGACCTACCGCTACCTAAGCGACCTCTTCACCACCCTGGTGGACCTCAAATGGCGCTTCAACCTGCTCGTCTTCACCATGGTCTACACCATCACGTGGTTATTCTTCGGTTTCATCTGGTGGCTCATTGCTTACATTCGGGGTGATCTGGACCATGTAGGCGACCAAGAGTGGATCCCTTGTGTTGAAAACCTCAGCGGGTTTGTGTCTGCTTTCCTGTTCTCTATTGAGACTGAAACGACCATAGGGTACGGCTTCCGAGTCATCACAGAGAAGTGTCCAGAGGGGATCATACTCCTCCTGGTGCAGGCCATCCTGGGCTCCATCGTCAACGCCTTCATGGTGGGCTGCATGTTTGTCAAGATCAGTCAGCCGAAGAAGAGAGCCGAGACCCTCATGTTTTCCAACAACGCGGTCATCTCCATGCGGGACGAGAAGCTGTGCCTCATGTTCCGAGTCGGGGACCTCCGCAACTCGCACATCGTCGAGGCCTCCATCCGCGCCAAGCTCATCAAGTCGCGCCAGACCAAAGAAGGGGAGTTCATCCCCCTGAACCAGACGGACATCAACGTGGGCTTCGACACCGGCGATGACCGTCTCTTCCTCGTGTCTCCGCTCATCATCTCACATGAGATCAATGAGAAGAGTCCTTTCTGGGAGATGTCCCGGGCTCAGCTGGATCAGGAGGAGTTTGAAGTCGTGGTTATTCTAGAGGGGATGGTGGAAGCCACAGGTAAGACATTTCTCCCTCCTGGGTCACATGAGCCTCTCACCTCCCCTGGGAGCTTAGACCACTGTGACTCCAGGAGATAGAAGTTTATATGTGAGAATCCTGAGATGGCACCGTCAGTATGTCCAGCTCCTAATCATGATCTGAGGGGCATTGTGGAATACTAACAATAGAATACATTGGTCAATCCCTCCCAATTTCCAGGCACAGTTCTAGACTTTAAATGAATATTACCTCATTTGGTGCCCTCCCATGCTCCTGTAAGACAGTATTCATTAAGTTATagaaacagaggcacagacaTGGCAAGCACTACTAAGTCATAGAGCCAGGACACACATCAAGCCAGGGGACCCCAGAATTGACAGTTGTTTCCAACAGGCCAAAGTGACCCCTGTCCTAGAAGTGGTAATATTGACTGGGAGTGATACAAAGGCAAGCTGGGTTTCTAGAGTTGAGCTACTTTCTATACACACTGTGAATCACATCACCAGGAAAGGATAGTGTGCAGCATTTCCTAAGCTCGAGTGGATTCACCTTTCTTTAGAGACATTTGTGCCCCAGACCTGGGGGAGCCCCCGTCTGGATCGGTGCCTCTCAGCTTTCATCCAGGAGGTTGGCTCTGTGGACCCAAAGCATGTGGGGCTTCTTCCTTGCAGAACACAGTGCATCCATGCTGAGGCATCAACATTCACGTTGGCACATGAAGATGCCCTCCTGTGATCAGCTTGGCATCCCCTGCTTGGCTACTGACTCTCACAGCTGACAGCCCAGAGCCTCCACCTTCCTTAGCCATGCAGCCATGCTAGATCTCACAGAGGTGGCTCCAAGGAGCCCAATGCCTAAGAGATCCTGAGCTCTGACTGAGAACCATGGATTCCAACCCTCCCCACACTTAGGGCCAGAGTTTCTGCAGAGAGGAGGCCCCAGCAAAATCCTGagtcttgctttttatttctgttcttcctttcatctttcttccttttttttcaccAAGTAGACTGAGCAGGAGCCCAAGCCCTAATGATGACATAGAAAACTCATCCATGCTCAAAATGATCACATGGGGTTTTCCCCCCTAATTCTTGCAAACAACAGTGTAGGGCTGGCTTCCATCCATTTTACTAATGTGGTTGCTAAAGCTTAAAAGGATCATGCAGACAGTAAGTGTTCACGCTTAGGCCTTTCATTTATAAATCTAAAGCTTTTTCTACCACTCCACACTGGCCTCCTATAATGTTTGGGGTTTGCCACAAAGAGAAGCTTGATGCTGAGTGGGAGACTCAAACAGGGCCTCCCTAAGCCTTCCCATTTCAGAATCAGTGGAACCAGGTAGAGGGGTGCTAACAGGCTCCAGGGACTAGTACCCCAGGGGGCTATTTGGCCATCTGCTGGGGGCCAGAACCTAGCCAGGCAGCATATGGTGACAGCTGCAGGAGTCCCTGGGGCTGATGACAGTCAAGATGCAGATAGCTACCTCCTACAGAGCTGGGTGCTTGCAGGTCACTCTGCCCTTGGCACAGGGTCACCCTGCCCTTGGTGATAGGGTCAGGATCAGAACACAGGCTCAGGTTCTGAGGGAAGAGTTCCACTCCAGAGTTACAAAAGAGGGATCAGGTGAGAGACCGGGG of the Sciurus carolinensis chromosome 11, mSciCar1.2, whole genome shotgun sequence genome contains:
- the Kcnj5 gene encoding G protein-activated inward rectifier potassium channel 4 isoform X2, whose product is MNQDMEIGVTPRDPKKIPKQARDYVPIATDRTRLLAEGKKPRQRYMEKSGKCNVHHGNVQETYRYLSDLFTTLVDLKWRFNLLVFTMVYTITWLFFGFIWWLIAYIRGDLDHVGDQEWIPCVENLSGFVSAFLFSIETETTIGYGFRVITEKCPEGIILLLVQAILGSIVNAFMVGCMFVKISQPKKRAETLMFSNNAVISMRDEKLCLMFRVGDLRNSHIVEASIRAKLIKSRQTKEGEFIPLNQTDINVGFDTGDDRLFLVSPLIISHEINEKSPFWEMSRAQLDQEEFEVVVILEGMVEATGMTCQARSSYMDTEVLWGHRFTPVLTLEKGFYEVDYNTFHDTYETNTPSCCAKELAEMKREGRLLQYLPSPPLVGCCAETEQDAEAEQEQESKPDGLSGSQETRDSV
- the Kcnj5 gene encoding G protein-activated inward rectifier potassium channel 4 isoform X1, translated to MAGDSRNAMNQDMEIGVTPRDPKKIPKQARDYVPIATDRTRLLAEGKKPRQRYMEKSGKCNVHHGNVQETYRYLSDLFTTLVDLKWRFNLLVFTMVYTITWLFFGFIWWLIAYIRGDLDHVGDQEWIPCVENLSGFVSAFLFSIETETTIGYGFRVITEKCPEGIILLLVQAILGSIVNAFMVGCMFVKISQPKKRAETLMFSNNAVISMRDEKLCLMFRVGDLRNSHIVEASIRAKLIKSRQTKEGEFIPLNQTDINVGFDTGDDRLFLVSPLIISHEINEKSPFWEMSRAQLDQEEFEVVVILEGMVEATGMTCQARSSYMDTEVLWGHRFTPVLTLEKGFYEVDYNTFHDTYETNTPSCCAKELAEMKREGRLLQYLPSPPLVGCCAETEQDAEAEQEQESKPDGLSGSQETRDSV
- the Kcnj5 gene encoding G protein-activated inward rectifier potassium channel 4 isoform X3; its protein translation is MAGDSRNAMNQDMEIGVTPRDPKKIPKQARDYVPIATDRTRLLAEGKKPRQRYMEKSGKCNVHHGNVQETYRYLSDLFTTLVDLKWRFNLLVFTMVYTITWLFFGFIWWLIAYIRGDLDHVGDQEWIPCVENLSGFVSAFLFSIETETTIGYGFRVITEKCPEGIILLLVQAILGSIVNAFMVGCMFVKISQPKKRAETLMFSNNAVISMRDEKLCLMFRVGDLRNSHIVEASIRAKLIKSRQTKEGEFIPLNQTDINVGFDTGDDRLFLVSPLIISHEINEKSPFWEMSRAQLDQEEFEVVVILEGMVEATGKWVTWLDSGLAPASIYNSETSPNWLLMPLSGVL